In the Sus scrofa isolate TJ Tabasco breed Duroc chromosome 6, Sscrofa11.1, whole genome shotgun sequence genome, one interval contains:
- the GEMIN7 gene encoding gem-associated protein 7 translates to MQTPLAIPVPVLRLPRGPDGLSRGFAPDARRGLLKPQVPETPESPVVQESQESQEQQARAALRERYLRSLLAMVGRQVSFTLHEGVQVTAHFGATDLDVANFYVSQLQTPIGVQAEALLRCSDIIAYAFKL, encoded by the coding sequence ATGCAGACGCCGCTGGCCATCCCCGTGCCTGTGCTCCGGCTCCCCCGGGGCCCGGATGGCCTGAGCCGAGGCTTTGCCCCCGACGCTCGCAGGGGCCTCCTGAAACCACAGGTTCCTGAAACTCCGGAGTCTCCTGTAGTTCAAGAATCTCAGGAATCCCAGGAACAGCAGGCCCGAGCCGCCCTGCGGGAGCGCTACCTCCGCAGCCTGCTGGCCATGGTGGGTCGCCAGGTGAGCTTCACGCTGCACGAGGGCGTGCAGGTGACTGCCCACTTCGGAGCTACGGACCTGGACGTGGCCAACTTCTATGTGTCGCAGCTGCAGACCCCGATCGGTGTACAGGCTGAGGCGCTGCTCCGGTGTAGTGACATTATCGCATACGCCTTCAAGCTGTGA